One stretch of Clavibacter californiensis DNA includes these proteins:
- a CDS encoding response regulator: MIRVLVVDDDVLTAEAHSLYVGRLDGFEVAGVAHTGGEALRLVAEAGTDGIDLVLLDMTLPDMHGLEVCRRLRAAGRATDVVAVTAVRDQAVVRSSVTAGIVQYLIKPFTFAAFAEKMAAYVGYREGLGAGSGSTTQLQVDRALAALRSPASDSRLPKGMSAETLDLVRGIARGDGATTGGADGVSAAEVSGALDMSRVTARRYLEYLADVGQVERVPRYGTPGRPELGYRWTS; encoded by the coding sequence GTGATCCGCGTGCTGGTCGTCGACGACGACGTGCTGACCGCGGAAGCCCACTCCCTCTACGTCGGCCGGCTCGACGGCTTCGAGGTGGCGGGCGTCGCGCACACGGGCGGCGAGGCGCTGCGGCTCGTCGCGGAGGCCGGGACCGACGGAATCGACCTCGTGCTGCTCGACATGACGCTGCCCGACATGCACGGGCTCGAGGTGTGCCGCAGGCTTCGGGCGGCCGGGCGCGCGACCGACGTCGTGGCCGTGACCGCCGTGCGCGACCAGGCCGTCGTGCGCAGCTCGGTGACCGCGGGCATCGTGCAGTACCTCATCAAGCCGTTCACGTTCGCGGCGTTCGCGGAGAAGATGGCGGCCTACGTCGGCTACCGCGAGGGGCTCGGGGCGGGCAGCGGGAGCACCACCCAGCTGCAGGTGGACCGGGCGCTCGCGGCGCTGCGCTCCCCCGCGTCCGACTCCCGCCTGCCGAAGGGCATGTCGGCGGAGACCCTCGACCTCGTGCGCGGGATCGCGCGGGGCGACGGCGCGACGACCGGCGGCGCGGACGGCGTCTCCGCGGCGGAGGTCTCGGGCGCGCTCGACATGTCGCGCGTGACGGCACGCCGCTACCTCGAGTACCTCGCCGACGTGGGCCAGGTGGAGCGGGTGCCGCGATACGGGACCCCCGGCCGGCCCGAGCTCGGGTACCGCTGGACGAGCTGA
- a CDS encoding extracellular solute-binding protein — protein sequence MRSASIPQQKDTRHVIPRRSLLALAAAASAAVALAGCAPTTSTQAQAQNHAVTDASGTARVFISGDTNVQALWDDGIIPAFEKANPGASVTTTLDLHGEHDAQTMATLTSSVQGGSDPGYDLIDAGFTAAAGTGGLLAPVSADTIPNLATVPETTVQSGGGFGIPYRASSVLLAYDSTKVQSPPKTLADLLSWIQANPGQFAYNSPSTGGSGQAFVTTVLDTHVDDATREKMTTGYDQSLESAWDAGFDELKGLDPAMYQGGVYPNGNNQVLDLLGTGAIEMAPVWSDQVITAQKSGTLPSTVKYAQISDPAFTGSASFLGIPKTAEHADVAQKLADYVLSAEGQAIIASTIAGYPVISLDQVPDDLKAQFASADPSTLRPGYYSKMASDMSNLWDQKVPGQ from the coding sequence ATGCGATCCGCATCGATCCCCCAGCAGAAGGACACCCGACACGTGATCCCCCGCCGTTCCCTCCTCGCCCTCGCCGCCGCCGCGTCCGCCGCGGTCGCGCTCGCGGGCTGCGCTCCCACCACGAGCACGCAGGCCCAGGCCCAGAACCACGCCGTCACCGACGCGTCGGGCACCGCCCGCGTCTTCATCTCCGGCGACACCAACGTCCAGGCCCTCTGGGACGACGGGATCATCCCCGCGTTCGAGAAGGCGAACCCCGGCGCATCGGTCACCACGACGCTCGACCTCCACGGCGAGCACGACGCACAGACCATGGCCACGCTCACGAGCTCGGTGCAGGGCGGATCCGACCCCGGCTACGACCTCATCGACGCGGGCTTCACCGCGGCGGCCGGCACCGGCGGGCTCCTCGCGCCCGTCTCGGCCGACACCATCCCGAACCTCGCGACCGTGCCGGAGACGACCGTGCAGTCCGGCGGCGGCTTCGGGATCCCCTACCGCGCCTCCTCCGTGCTCCTCGCCTACGACTCCACGAAGGTCCAGTCCCCGCCGAAGACCCTCGCGGACCTGCTCTCCTGGATCCAGGCCAACCCCGGCCAGTTCGCCTACAACTCCCCCTCCACCGGCGGATCCGGCCAGGCGTTCGTCACGACCGTCCTCGACACGCACGTCGACGACGCCACGCGCGAGAAGATGACGACCGGCTACGACCAGTCGCTCGAGAGCGCGTGGGACGCCGGCTTCGACGAGCTCAAGGGGCTGGACCCCGCCATGTACCAGGGCGGCGTGTACCCCAACGGCAACAACCAGGTGCTCGACCTGCTCGGCACGGGCGCCATCGAGATGGCCCCGGTCTGGAGCGACCAGGTCATCACGGCGCAGAAGTCGGGCACGCTCCCGTCGACCGTGAAGTACGCGCAGATCTCCGACCCCGCCTTCACGGGCAGCGCGTCCTTCCTCGGCATCCCGAAGACGGCCGAGCACGCGGACGTCGCGCAGAAGCTGGCCGACTACGTGCTCTCCGCCGAGGGCCAGGCCATCATCGCCAGCACCATCGCGGGCTACCCCGTGATCTCGCTCGACCAGGTGCCCGATGACCTGAAAGCCCAGTTCGCCTCGGCCGACCCCTCGACGCTCCGCCCCGGCTACTACAGCAAGATGGCGTCGGACATGTCGAACCTCTGGGACCAGAAGGTCCCCGGCCAGTGA
- a CDS encoding protealysin inhibitor emfourin → MEIAVSRTGGVAGMTRTWSVRVDDGQDGAADWSALVDACPWDEPAVPTPGTDRFVYLVRAGDREARLGEAAVDGAWRRLVDRVRDASRESLGG, encoded by the coding sequence GTGGAGATCGCCGTGTCGCGCACGGGCGGGGTGGCGGGCATGACCCGCACCTGGTCGGTGCGCGTGGACGACGGCCAGGACGGGGCGGCCGACTGGAGCGCGCTCGTCGACGCATGCCCATGGGACGAGCCCGCCGTGCCGACCCCCGGCACCGACCGCTTCGTCTACCTCGTGCGCGCGGGCGACCGCGAGGCGCGACTCGGCGAGGCCGCGGTCGACGGCGCGTGGCGTCGGCTCGTCGACCGGGTGCGCGACGCGTCCCGTGAGAGCCTCGGAGGATGA
- a CDS encoding M4 family metallopeptidase, producing the protein MRRTILPPYLLIRLAEADPDRLAAARQAARRALRDQGPLIHDRRGPGAAPDASALAGRDPSGIHRTISDAGNREELPGRTVRVEGAPDTGDAQVDEAYAGLGATYSLFSEVYGRESLDDRGLPLLATVHYGEEYDNAFWDGTRMVFGDGDGEVFAPFTRSLTVIGHELTHGVTELTLGLVYQGQSGALNESISDVFGVLVEQHALGQTADEASWLVGAELFLERSTGLALRSMSAPGTAYDDDVLGKDPQPGHMDDYVETQEDNGGVHINSGIPNRAFFLAATAIGGTAWEGAGRVWYDVIESGAVRADADFAAFARATIDAAAARYGEGASEVAAVQAAWEGVGIEV; encoded by the coding sequence ATGAGACGCACCATCCTCCCGCCGTACCTGCTGATCCGCCTCGCCGAGGCCGACCCCGATCGCTTGGCCGCCGCCCGCCAGGCCGCTCGCCGCGCCCTCCGCGACCAGGGACCGCTCATCCACGACCGCCGCGGTCCGGGTGCGGCGCCGGACGCGTCGGCGCTGGCCGGGCGGGACCCGTCCGGGATCCACCGCACCATCTCCGACGCCGGGAACCGCGAGGAGCTGCCCGGCCGCACGGTGCGCGTCGAGGGCGCGCCCGACACGGGCGACGCCCAGGTCGACGAGGCCTACGCGGGGCTCGGCGCCACCTACTCGCTCTTCTCCGAGGTCTACGGACGGGAGTCGCTCGACGACCGCGGCCTGCCGCTGCTCGCGACCGTGCACTACGGCGAGGAGTACGACAACGCGTTCTGGGACGGCACGCGCATGGTCTTCGGCGACGGCGACGGCGAGGTGTTCGCGCCGTTCACCCGGTCGCTCACGGTCATCGGGCACGAGCTGACGCACGGGGTCACGGAGCTCACGCTCGGCCTCGTCTACCAGGGCCAGTCGGGTGCGCTCAACGAGTCGATCTCCGACGTGTTCGGCGTGCTCGTGGAGCAGCACGCGCTCGGGCAGACGGCCGACGAGGCCAGCTGGCTCGTCGGCGCGGAGCTGTTCCTCGAGCGGTCGACGGGCCTGGCGCTCCGCTCGATGAGCGCGCCCGGCACCGCGTACGACGACGACGTGCTCGGGAAGGACCCGCAGCCCGGCCACATGGACGACTACGTGGAGACCCAGGAGGACAACGGCGGCGTCCACATCAACTCGGGGATCCCCAACCGCGCGTTCTTCCTCGCCGCCACGGCGATCGGCGGCACGGCCTGGGAGGGCGCGGGCCGCGTCTGGTACGACGTGATCGAGTCCGGCGCCGTGCGCGCCGACGCCGACTTCGCGGCGTTCGCCCGCGCCACGATCGACGCGGCGGCGGCGCGGTACGGTGAGGGCGCGTCCGAGGTCGCCGCGGTCCAGGCGGCGTGGGAGGGCGTCGGGATCGAGGTCTAG
- a CDS encoding LacI family DNA-binding transcriptional regulator — MRRNSPRTSVTLADVAALAGVSTSTASLAYRSTGSITPATRARILRAAASIGYAGPDPTARSLKSGRSGIVGVVVAGSIRRAFQNPVALATMAGLSEALDELDVGQLLLPGRREPREGSAPLLEGMPVDAVVFLTRGEEVDALLPGLRARRIPMVGVEGPHGEGVAVVDIDDARGMGELARHVRALGHRHVAVLMRTTRIEEDGPPGPVIPVGRDLEEIVNRTIRERLRAAWSVFPDAVRVEAGGRDLEAGERAAGVLLDLPSRPTAILAQNDMLAASTIRAAAARGLRVPEDLTVTGFDGAHLPWLERQLTTVEQPLHDRGVRAGRMVGELLAGRAPASVVLPVRVRMGDTAAAPA; from the coding sequence ATGAGGAGGAACTCGCCGCGCACCTCCGTGACCCTCGCCGACGTGGCCGCTCTCGCGGGCGTCTCCACCTCCACGGCGTCGCTCGCGTATCGCAGCACCGGCTCGATCACGCCGGCCACGCGCGCGCGGATCCTGCGCGCCGCCGCCAGCATCGGCTACGCGGGGCCGGATCCCACGGCCAGGTCCCTGAAGAGCGGACGCTCCGGCATCGTCGGCGTCGTCGTCGCGGGCAGCATCCGCCGCGCCTTCCAGAACCCGGTCGCGCTCGCGACCATGGCGGGCCTCAGCGAGGCGCTCGACGAGCTCGACGTGGGCCAGCTGCTGCTGCCGGGCCGCCGCGAGCCGCGTGAGGGATCCGCGCCGCTGCTCGAGGGCATGCCCGTCGACGCCGTGGTCTTCCTCACCCGCGGCGAGGAGGTGGATGCGCTCCTCCCCGGGCTGCGCGCGCGCAGGATCCCCATGGTCGGCGTCGAGGGGCCGCACGGGGAGGGCGTGGCCGTGGTCGACATCGACGACGCCCGCGGCATGGGCGAGCTCGCGCGCCACGTGCGCGCCCTCGGCCATCGCCACGTCGCCGTGCTGATGCGCACCACGCGGATCGAGGAGGACGGCCCGCCCGGCCCCGTGATCCCCGTGGGGCGCGACCTCGAGGAGATCGTCAACCGCACGATCCGGGAGCGGCTCCGCGCGGCGTGGAGCGTCTTCCCCGACGCCGTCCGCGTCGAGGCGGGCGGGCGCGACCTGGAGGCGGGGGAGCGTGCCGCCGGCGTGCTGCTCGACCTGCCGTCGCGGCCGACGGCGATCCTCGCCCAGAACGACATGCTCGCCGCGAGCACGATCCGCGCCGCCGCCGCCCGCGGGCTGCGCGTGCCGGAGGACCTCACCGTCACGGGCTTCGACGGCGCGCACCTGCCGTGGCTCGAGCGCCAGCTCACGACCGTGGAGCAGCCGCTGCATGACCGCGGGGTGCGCGCCGGGCGCATGGTCGGCGAGCTGCTCGCGGGCCGGGCGCCGGCGAGCGTCGTGCTGCCGGTGCGCGTGCGGATGGGCGACACGGCGGCGGCACCCGCCTGA
- a CDS encoding DUF3097 domain-containing protein, with translation MTPPPSADDRYGQDVLAPGWRGPAKKAPRPQDATRDLVVEELSTGFCGAIVRVESGMVVLEDFRRKQRTFPLGGSFLLEGEPVALRVPRAAPAGPARTASGSLAVADATARVALPSRIFVEGRHDAELVEKVWGEDLRIEGVVVEYLEGVDHLDEELDRFRPGAGRRVGVLVDHLVPGSKESRIAEAVARGPHRAHALVVGHPYVDVWQSVKPGRLGLREWPVIPRNVEWKHGICAALGWPHEEQADIARAWQRILGQVRSYQDLEPALLGRVEQLIDFVTDPAGR, from the coding sequence ATGACCCCGCCCCCCTCCGCTGACGACCGCTACGGACAGGACGTGCTCGCCCCGGGCTGGCGTGGCCCCGCGAAGAAGGCCCCGCGGCCGCAGGACGCGACGCGCGACCTCGTGGTCGAGGAGCTGTCGACCGGGTTCTGCGGCGCGATCGTGCGGGTCGAGTCCGGGATGGTCGTGCTCGAGGACTTCCGCCGGAAGCAGCGCACGTTCCCGCTCGGCGGCTCCTTCCTGCTCGAGGGCGAGCCCGTCGCGCTGCGCGTCCCGCGGGCCGCGCCCGCCGGACCAGCGCGCACCGCGTCCGGCTCGCTCGCGGTCGCCGACGCCACGGCCCGCGTGGCCCTGCCCAGCCGGATCTTCGTGGAGGGCCGGCACGACGCCGAGCTCGTGGAGAAGGTGTGGGGCGAGGACCTCCGGATCGAGGGCGTCGTCGTCGAGTACCTCGAGGGCGTCGACCACCTCGACGAGGAGCTCGACCGCTTCCGACCGGGCGCGGGCCGCCGGGTCGGCGTGCTCGTCGACCACCTCGTGCCCGGATCCAAGGAGAGCCGGATCGCCGAGGCCGTCGCCCGCGGGCCGCACCGCGCGCACGCGCTCGTGGTCGGCCACCCGTACGTCGACGTGTGGCAGTCGGTGAAGCCCGGGCGTCTCGGGCTCCGCGAGTGGCCCGTCATCCCGCGGAACGTGGAGTGGAAGCACGGCATATGCGCCGCGCTCGGCTGGCCGCACGAGGAGCAGGCGGACATCGCGCGTGCGTGGCAGCGGATCCTCGGGCAGGTGCGCTCGTACCAGGACCTCGAGCCCGCGCTCCTCGGCCGGGTGGAGCAGCTCATCGACTTCGTGACGGACCCCGCCGGACGCTAG